A window of Dehalogenimonas sp. WBC-2 genomic DNA:
ACACCTGAGACCCCAGACCGACAGCCTGAGTTCAGAATATACGCGGCCTGTCTGGTTTGTCAATCACTTATGATTCAGTTTTTACAATATAAAGCGTTTGATAGCCGCCGCCACACCGGAATCCTCAACACTCAAAGTAACATAATCCGCGGCGGCTTTAAGTTCATCACGGGCATTACCCATTGCCACCTTAAAACCCGCTTTTTCAAGTAACGTCAGATCATTGGTGCCGTCACCAATAGCCATCACCTGGTCAAGCCCGATACCTAAATGTCCGGCCAGTTGCACCAATCCCGATCCTTTGGAGACCGCCGGGTCTACCACATTCACAAATTTCATATCAGGATAAGCCGGTGTACGTGCGATAGTCCCGCATAACAACCCTTTGAAATTATCCATAAATATGCTTGACTGGGCCTCTTCCTTATCATTATGGATCATTAATTCACACTTGATGATTATCTCCCGGGACGCAACATCAGCGAGGTCCGCCAAAGTGCTTTTCAGGCCAAAAAACTTGCGATGGACATCGTCTGCCCAGGTGATCTCTTTTACAAAGTAGCGGTCCAGCGCATAGAGTTCAAGATAGATATTATTCGCGCTGGCAAAAGCGACGGCGCTTTTTAACGTTTCCGGTTGGATCGGCTGGATATATACTGTCTCCCCGCGGCTCATGTCATAGACCAAAGCTCCGTCAAAGAAAATATGCGCACTGTCAAGCTCCAGTTCCTGAAGTTGTCTGCGGCAGGCATCAATGACCCGGCCGGTGGCAATGGCCACTCTGACCCCGGCGGCCTGCGCCGCCTTGACTGTTGATTTATCAGCATCTGAAATATTCCCACTGGCATCAACTAACGTGCCGTCAAGGTCAATTACCACCAATTCATATTTCCGGCTCAAGGCAATCACTCCGTATTAATCTAAAACCAAATCATATCAGAATTGCATTTTTGGGTTTTAGCCATGCTGACAGGTGAACTCTATTCAGGTACAATACCTGCATGAGTGACAGCAGCCTCACACCGCTACGCGCCCAATATCTGAACGTCAAGAAACTCTACCCCGACGCCATTGTCTTCTTCCGCCTGGGCGATTTCTATGAGACTTTCGACACCGACGCGGAATTAACTGCCCGTGAGTTAGAAATCGTACTGACCGGCCGGGAGATGGGCAAAGGTGTGAAAGTGCCCATGGCCGGTATCCCCTATCACGCCGTGGACAACTATCTAGCGCGGCTTATCAACCGCGGTTATAAAGTCGCCATTTGTGAACAAACCAGCCGCACGGGTGATGCCAAAGGCTTGATGGAAAGAGAAGTAGTCAGACTGGTCACACCGGGCACCGTGATCGAGCCGGGGTTGCTTGACGGCAAACGGAATAACTACCTGGTGGCCTTGGCGCCGGGGGTCGACGATGTTGGCATTGCATTCATTGACATTACCACCGGTGAATTTGCTGCGGCGCAAATCACTGCCGCACGGCTTGAGGCAGAACTCCACCGCCTGCACCCCGCTGAGGTCATCCTGCCGGAAAATTCCGGTTATTATCCTAAATTCAAAGCGCCGGTCACCCGGTTGGATAGCCGTGATTTTGATTTGGACTTCGCCACCGACATACTCAAGGAAACCTTCGGCGTAAGCACACTGGAGGGTTACGGTGTGGCCAACTTAGCGCTGGCTACCGCCGCAGCAGGCGCTATCATCGCCTATCTCAAAGAGACACACAAAGAGGTTATCAACAACATCAGTCACTTGAGCGCCTATTCGGTTAGCGATTACATGGCGCTGGAAGAAAGCACCGTCACCAACCTGGAAGTATTCCAAAACGCCACCACCCGCGCCGTCACCGGTTCATTGCTCGGCATACTTGATGTAACTCGCACACCCATGGGCGCCAGGCTGTTACGACGGTGGCTGGGGCAACCACTTTTAAACTTGGAAGCCATAACCGAGCGGCAGAACGCCGTGGAATGGTTATTCCAGAACCACCAGGTACGCTCAGAGATAGAGCGATGGCTCAAATCTTTCCCGGATCTGGAACGGTTGGCCAACCGCGTCCGCAGCTTCACTGCCCTGCCGCGGGAAATAATCGCTCTCAAACGTTCGCTGGAGGCGGTACCGGAGCTGAAACGGGCGCTAAACAACGCAGCGGTAATCAAACTCAAAAACGATCTAAAAGAACAACCGAACATCATCGCTCTTATTGAGAGCGCCATTGAGTATGAACCATCCGGCCTGGTCGGTGAAGGCGGTGTCATTCGCGCCGGATTTTCTGCCCAACTGGATGAACTCCGCAGCCTGGCCTCCGGGGCCAAAAGCCATATCGCCAGGCTTGAATCACAGGAGCGGGCCAGCACCGGCATCAAGAACCTCAAGGTAGGTTACAATCAGGTTTTCGGTTACTATCTGGAAGTATCTGCCGCCAATCTGACCCAAACGCCGGAGCGTTTCATCCGCAAACAGACCCTGGCCAACGCTGAACGCTACATTACACCGGAGCTTAAAGAGTATGAAGCCCAGATACTCACGTCCCGTGAGCGCCTGTCGGAAATGGAAACGGCGCTCTACCGCAGGGTGTTGGGTCAGGTCGGTGAATCCGCCGATGCCCTGCTGCTGCTGGCTGACGCGGTAGCGCGCCTGGACACGCTCAACTCCTTTGCTTCAGTCGCCAATGCTAATCGTTATGTCAAGCCGTCTATCAATGATGGTATCGGCACACATATAATTCAAGGGCGGCATCCGGTCGTTGAAGCTAATTTACCATTAGGACAGTTCATCGCCAATGATACTATCCTCTCCCCTTCTGCAGGTCAGTTAATCATCCTCACCGGCCCAAATATGGCTGGGAAATCAACCTATTTAAAGCAGACAGCCATCATCACCCTCATGGCTCAGACCGGCTCCTTTGTGCCGGCCGCCAGCGCTGAGATCGGCCTGTGTGACCGCATCTTCACCCGCATCGGCGCCCATGAAGACCTGGCAGCCGGGAAATCCACTTTTATGGTTGAGATGGTAGAAACGGCCAACATCCTGACCAACGCCACTTCCAAAAGCCTGCTGATCCTTGATGAGATAGGCCGCGGCACCTCCACTTATGACGGTCTGGCCATCGCCCGAGCCGTGGTGGAGTACATCCATGACCATCTGAACGCCAGAACATTATTCGCCACCCATTATCATGAACTGGTAAACATGGCTGACAGCCTGTCCGGGGTGCGTAACTGCAATGTGGCGGTGTCGGAGGACAAAGGCGAGGTGGTATTCCTGCATAAAATCGTGCCCGGCGGCGTAGACAAGAGCTACGGCATCCACGTAGCTAAACTGGCCGGGCTGCCCAAACCGGTCATCAAACGGGCCAGCGAGGTGCTTTTAGAACTTGAATCGGTCAAAGATAAAACAGCGGCCAAAAAACCCGCCCCGACACCGCAACTGTCCCTATTCCAGCCTCCGCCGCCTCAGGTGGTCAGCGAGTTATTGAAACTAGATATAGATTCGCTTACCCCACGGCAGGCGCTGGAGATGTTATACCAGCTAAAGGGGCAGATACAGTAAGGGGCTTTTCGACCCCTAAATAGCCGTTCGTTCCAGGCATGCGGAGTGGCAATGCTTCAAGTCTCTCCATTGTCATCCTACGCAAAAGCGAAGGATCCACGTTCCCACGTATCCACCCCCCGTCATTGCGAGGCGACGCCGCCTGTCCAGCCTGCCCCGAGTTAGCACTCGGGGAGCGAAGCGTGGGGAAGCAATCCCGGTCCTCTATTAGACATTTGAATTGGTATTATTTGAATATTGGCATTCTCTTAACAATGCGTTCGCCCTGTTTATCCCGAGTTTGCACTCGGGGAGCCTGTCGAATAATCCGTTAACAATACGTTCGCTCTGAGCTTGTCGAAGAGTCATCCGCTTTAATGGTGCCCCCCGTCATTGCGGGGTTACTACCGAAGCAATCTCGGTATAAATTACGCTACGTTACTCCGGTTCTCCATATCTTTCACCTTTTGTTTGAGACCATCTAATTCGTCTTTCATTCCCTTTTCTCGCCTTTTCTGATAAGCCCGTATCAGAAAAAAGACCAGTACCACCGGAAAGATGAACAGCAGGACATTTAAAACTATGATAAAAAATTCCAAAGGGCCGAAATGCATATCTGTACTCCCTTCAACCGGTATCCAGTACCAGGATTATATCCCCCCCAACATGAAGAAAAAGTGAATTGAGGTAAAACCTTAAAACCCATTGCTTGAGCACCGCAGCTTTCTCCCCTCCCCCTCCATCCACCCCGCGCGGACTATCACCACCGCCGCTATCAGCAGGACAATTCCGACGTATTTCCTGATTAAAGCGCTTTTCATCTCACCCATGATC
This region includes:
- the mutS gene encoding DNA mismatch repair protein MutS, with translation MSDSSLTPLRAQYLNVKKLYPDAIVFFRLGDFYETFDTDAELTARELEIVLTGREMGKGVKVPMAGIPYHAVDNYLARLINRGYKVAICEQTSRTGDAKGLMEREVVRLVTPGTVIEPGLLDGKRNNYLVALAPGVDDVGIAFIDITTGEFAAAQITAARLEAELHRLHPAEVILPENSGYYPKFKAPVTRLDSRDFDLDFATDILKETFGVSTLEGYGVANLALATAAAGAIIAYLKETHKEVINNISHLSAYSVSDYMALEESTVTNLEVFQNATTRAVTGSLLGILDVTRTPMGARLLRRWLGQPLLNLEAITERQNAVEWLFQNHQVRSEIERWLKSFPDLERLANRVRSFTALPREIIALKRSLEAVPELKRALNNAAVIKLKNDLKEQPNIIALIESAIEYEPSGLVGEGGVIRAGFSAQLDELRSLASGAKSHIARLESQERASTGIKNLKVGYNQVFGYYLEVSAANLTQTPERFIRKQTLANAERYITPELKEYEAQILTSRERLSEMETALYRRVLGQVGESADALLLLADAVARLDTLNSFASVANANRYVKPSINDGIGTHIIQGRHPVVEANLPLGQFIANDTILSPSAGQLIILTGPNMAGKSTYLKQTAIITLMAQTGSFVPAASAEIGLCDRIFTRIGAHEDLAAGKSTFMVEMVETANILTNATSKSLLILDEIGRGTSTYDGLAIARAVVEYIHDHLNARTLFATHYHELVNMADSLSGVRNCNVAVSEDKGEVVFLHKIVPGGVDKSYGIHVAKLAGLPKPVIKRASEVLLELESVKDKTAAKKPAPTPQLSLFQPPPPQVVSELLKLDIDSLTPRQALEMLYQLKGQIQ